The segment CCAAGCGCCGCGGGCACATCGTCCCGCTTCGCCGCCGGACGGCACAAGCCCCGGCAACCGCTACAGTCACCCGGTGATCAAGCTCCGGAGCCTCCCGGATCTGTGGCGGCAGTGGCCGGTCACGGTCCGGGATCTCCCGCTCGCCCTCGCCTTCGCCCTCGCGGCGGCGGTCCCGGCGCTGCAGCGGCACGGCACGCAGGTCGGTGACCTGCCGAACCGCCCGTACGACGCGCTGACCATCGGTGTCGTCGCCCTGGAGTGCCTGCCGCTGGCCGTACGCCGCCGGTGGCCGGCCGTCTGCCTCGTGCTGGTGTCGCTCGGCTTCGCGATCGACCAGCTCCGCGGCTACCACACCGTCGCGGGTACGGCACTGGCCATCGCGCTCGTCAGTGCGGGCGCCTATGTGGAACAGCGCCGTTGGCTCGTCGCGGGTCTCGCCACAGCGGCGTACGGATCCCTCGTGGTCTCCCTCGACCGGCTCGGCTCGGCTGAGGGCGTCGTCGGGTTCACCACCTTCTATCTGCTGCTGGCGCTCGCGTGGGGCATCGGGGCGTGGCTGCGCCAGAACCGGGCCGCCGAGGCGGAACGCCGCCGCCATGTCGAGGAGGCCACCCGTACGGCGGAGCGCACCCGCATCGCCCGGGAGCTGCACGACGTCGTCACCCACCACGTGACGGCGATGGTCGTGCAGGCCGAGGCGGCACGCTACCTGACGGGCGCCCCGGACAAGCTGGAGCAGACCTTGACCGCGATCACCGGCACCGGCCGCCGGGCCGTCGGCGACCTGCGGCAACTGCTCGACCTGCTCAACCCGGATCACAGCACCGACGACCCGCGTACGCCGTCGGTCGGCGACCTGGACACCCTCGTCGACCAGACCCGGCAGGCCGGGCAGCCGGTCGAGTTCGTCCGGGACGGCACGCCGTCGGCGGCCACCGGCAGCGCCGAGGTGGCGGCGTACCGGGTGGTGCAGGAGGCGCTGACGAACGCGCTGAAGTACGCGCACGGCAGCCCGACCAGGGTTCACGTCCACCACGGGAAAGGGGAGACGACCGTGGAGATCAGCACCGACGGCTCCGGATCCGGCAACGCTTCCCCGGGCGGCAGCGGGCGCGGCCTCGCCGGGCTCCGCGAGCGGGTCGCCGTCCTCGGCGGCGACTTCAGCGCGGGCGCGCAGGCCGGCGGCGGCTTCCTCGTGCGGGCCCGGATCCCGGCCGGAAACCCGTCGTGACCGCGCCGATCCGGGTGCTGGTCTGCGACGACCAGGAGCTGATCCGCGCCGGCTTCGCGACGATCATCGACGCCCAGCCCGACATGGAGATCGTCGGCGAGTGCGGCGACGGACGCGCGGCGGTCGACCTGGCCGCCCGGCTCCGGCCCGACGTGGTGGTGATGGACGTCCGGATGCCGGTGCTCGACGGCATCGAGGCGACCCGTCTGCTGGCCGGAGTCGGCGTCCCCGAGCCGGTGAAGGTCCTCGTGGTGACGACGTTCAACCTCGACGAATACGTCTACGAGGCGCTGCGCGCGGGCGCCAGCGGCTTCCTGCTCAAGGACGCCCCACCGGCGCAGCTGCTGGGCGGCATCCGCACGGTCGCGACGGGCGCCGCGCTGCTGGCCCCGGAGGTGACCCGGCAGCTGGTGGGCAGGTACGCGGCCCGCATCCGCCCGGCCGAAGGCGACCCGGACGGCGGCGCGCTGACCCCGCGCGAGCTGGAGGTGCTCCGGCTCATCGCGGAGGGCCTGTCCAACAGCGAGATCGCCGCGGCGCTGGTGCTCAGCCAGGAGACGGTCAAGACGTACGTGTCCCGCATCCTCACCAAACTGGACCTGCGCGACCGGGTGCAGGCCGTGGTGTACGCCTACCGCCGCGGCCTGGTGACCTGAGCGGCCCACTCCTGATGCGGCCGCCGGTCTGGTAGAACAGCTCGCACGCGGCATCACCAGCCGGTGAAGCATTCTGTACCGAATGGTACGGTTGCCGCCATGAGCCGTTCCCGCAGCACGGTGTTGGGTCGGCCCCGCGGCTTCGACACCGACGAGGCGCTCGAGCGCGCCATGCGGGTGTTCTGGGCGCAGGGGTACGAGGGTTCGAGTCTCGCTGATCTCACCGGTGCCATGGGAATCACCAAGACCAGCATGTACGCGGCCTTCGGCAACAAGGAACAACTGTTCCGCAAGGTTCTGCAGCGATACACGCAGGGCCCGGCCGACTATTTCGACGCCGCCCTGGAGCAGCCGACCGCGCAGGCAGCAGCCGAGGCGCTGCTGCGCGGATCGGTCCGCACCTCGACCATGCCCGAGGGTTTCGCGGGTTGCCTGACCATCCAGGGCGCGCTGCCGGCGTGTGACGAGAACCGTCCGGTGCACGAGGCGCTCGTCCAGTTCCGCAACGACGCGGTCGAGCGGCTCGAGCAGCGTTTCGGTCGTGCTGTCGACGAGGGCGACCTGCCGGGCGACGCGGATCCGAGGCGCCTGGCCCGCTATGTCATGGCGCTGGCTTTCGGTATTCCCGTGCACGCCGCCAACGGCCTCGGCCGCGCCGAACTCGACGAGATCGTCGACCAGGCGATGAGCTGCTGGCCGTCACGTTCCTGATCGGGCCAGTTTCGGCCGGGTCGCGACATACCCGTCTATACCGCGATCGCGCTGATCATGGCCTGGCCGCTGCTGCGCCGCTTCCTGCCCTGCCCCGGCGACGACCGGCAGGTGCCCGCCGGCGTCTGACCCACCAGCTGCGCTCACCGCATCCGGCCGGACGAATAGCGTGCACCGCTGTTCTACCGGGTCATCAACGGGCCGCCGCCCGCAGCAGGGCGAGCGTGCCCCGCAGCTCCGCCCCGAGCGCGCTCGCGGCCGCGTCGGCGTCGCCGTCGATGACCGCCTCGACCAGGGCGGTGTGCCCGTCGTCGCCCGGGGTCGGGTCGGCCGAGCGCAGCCCCAGCAGCGCGACGAGGTCGAGCAGACCCTGCTGGAGCCTGGGCGTGAACTCGGTGAACAGGCTGACGAGCAACGGGTTGTGGGTGGCGGCGACCACGGCCGCGTGCAGGGCGATGTCAATCTCGACGAACTCGGCGTCGGTGGCGCCGGCCGCCTGCCGCCGCCGGTCGAGGGCCGCGCGCAGGGCGGCCACATCGTCGTCGGTGCGGCGGGTGGCGGCCAGCCGGGCGGCCTCCACCTCGACGATCATCCGGACCTCGTAGACGTCCGTGACGGCGGCCTGCCGCAGCCGGGTGGACCAGTCGTCGCTCGGCCGGGTCGCGATCACGTACACCCCGGCGCCCTGCCGGGCGCGGACCATGCCGGCGCCGGCCAGGGCGCGCAGCGCCTCGCGGACCGTGGACCGCCCGACGCCGAGTTGATCGGCCAGGGTGACCTCGCCCGGCAGTTTCGTGCCGACCGGCCACTCGCCGCCGGTGATCTGCTCGCGGAGCCGGTCGGTGGCCTGCTGGACCAGTGAGGACGGCCGCAACGGACCCGCTGTCATGGGCACGCCTTCCAACTTGTCTGAGGAGTTCACTTGTCTGAGTACCTGACAAGTGCTTACTCTACACGCATGCCATCGGCTGCCCTTCTCCTCCTCGGCTGCCGCTGCGGGGTCTGACACGACCGGCACCCCGCAGCGGGTGCCTCGCCGTGCCGGTCAATCGACCGATCCGAAAAGAGACGTTCCCGATGTCGTTTCCCACTCTGCGCACCCCGGCCGGCCCCGTGCCGTCGGACGCCCCGCACTGGAATCCCCAGCGCGCCAGCGCCATGCCGTACCACCGCTACCAGGCGGCCCACGACCGTGTCGCCCTGCCGCTGACCGACCGGACCTGGCCGTCGGCCCGCGTCGAACGCGCCCCGCTGTGGGTGCCGGTCGACCTGCGTGACGGCAACCAGGCACTGGCCGAGCCGATGGACACACCCCGCAAACGCCGGATGTTCGACCTGATGGTCACCATGGGCTTCAAGGAGATCGAGATCGGCTACCCGGCCGCCAGCCGGACCGACTTCGATTTCGTACGCCACCTCGCCACCAGCGGTGCGGTCCCGGACGACGTGACCGTGGTGGTGTTCACCCCGGCCCGCACCGAGCTGATCGACCAGACCGTCGCGTCGATCGCCGGCCTGCCCCGTGCCGTCGTGCACATGTACACCGCGACCGCCCCCACCTGGCGCGAGGTCGTGCTCGGCCGCTCCCGCGACGAGCTGCACGAGCTGATCCGCGACTCCGCCCGCCACCTGATGCGCGGCGCCGACCGCAGCGGCGTGGACGTCCGGTTCCAATTCGCGCCGGAGGTCTTCAACCTCACCGAACCGGACTACGCCCTGGAGATCTGCGACAGCCTCACCCAACTGTGGGAGGCCAGCCCGGACCGGCCGGTGACCATCAACCTGCCGGCCACCGTCGAGATCGCCACCCCGAACGTGTACGCCGACCAGATCGAATACATGCACCGCAACCTCGCCCGCCGCGACAGTGTGATCCTGTCGGCGCACCCGCACAACGACCGCGGCACCGGCGTGGCCTGCGCCGAACTCGCCGTGCTGGCCGGAGCACAACGGGTGGAGGGCTGCCTGTTCGGCAACGGGGAACGCACCGGCAACGTCGACCTGGTGACGCTGGCGCTGAACCTGTTCGCCCAGGGCGTCGACCCGATGATCGACTTCTCCGACATCGACACGATCCGCGACGTCGTCGAGCAATGCAACCGGCTGCCGGTGCACCCGCGCCACCCGTACGGCGGAGAGCTGGTGCACACCGCCTTCTCCGGCACCCATCAGGACGCCATCGCCAAGGGATTCGCGGCGCACGCCAAGCAGGCGGCCGACCTCGGGGTGCCGGCCGAGGAGGCGCCCTGGTCGGTGCCGTACCTGCCGATCGACCCGGCCGACGTGGGCCGCACCTACGAGGCGGTCATCCGGGTCAACTCGCAGTCAGGCAAGGGCGGCATCGCGCACCTGCTGCACACCCACCGCGGGCTGGACCTGCCCGCGGCGATGCGGCCGGACTTCTCCGCGCACGTCCAACGGGTCGCCGACGACACCGGCGAGGAACTGTCCCCGCGACGGCTGTGGGAGCTGTTCCGGGCCACCTACCTGGACCCGGCCGAAACCGGGCCGGTCACCCTGGCGTCCTGGCAGCTCACCGGCGACGACCAGTTCAGCTGCGTGGTCCGCGCCGACGGCCAGGAACACGAGTGCCGGGGCACCGGCAACGGGCCGCTGTCAGCGCTCACCGACGCGCTGCGCCACGCCGGGATCACCGTCGACATCCTCGAGTTCAGCGAACACGCCACCGGCAACGGCGCGCAAAGCCCAGCCGCCGCCTATGTCCACTGCCAGGTCGGCGAGGTGACGGTCTGGGGAGCCGGCCTCGACACCTCGGTCCTGACCGCGTCGGTGCAAGCCGTCATGGCCGCCGTGAACCGCACCAGGTAGCAGCCCGAACAAACCGGGCAGCCATCAGAGAAGCCGGGCACCGATCAACGGTGTCCGGCTCTCTTGGCATATTGCATTGACGCGCACACCCGTCTCTCCTCACGATAGGAAAGAGCGATTGAGGTCAACTCGATCACCCTAAATTGATTGCATCATCGAGACACATCCCTTAGAGTCATCCGCAACCGCCGCACGAAGCGAGGAGCAAACCGATGCGCCGCTGGCACGCCGAAACGAATCCGCAGCATCTGCTGCTGCCGGATGCGGTCGCCTGTGCCCTCGAGATGCACCAAGAGCAGGCCCTCAGCATCAAGCCCGTCCCCGGGAGGCGCACCTAGCGCCCGCCGAAGCGCTACAGCGCCGAAGCCGCCTCCCGGATCGGGAAGGCGGCTTCTTTCGTTTCACCGACAATTCCTTATAGGGGTGTGGCGCAATTCGGTAGCGCAGCGGCCTCCAAATCCGAAGGTTGCAGGTTCGAATCCTGTCACCCCTGCTTTTTGCGTCCCCCGCAGAACATTCTGCGGGCATGGACTCGTCGAGACCTCGGTCTCGGAATTGAGAACTCCACAGTGCGAATGGCATGAGAAACCCGCCGCCGGCGCCAGCACGGGCCCGCCGCGGGAACCACGCGCCGCCCGGGTCACGACCCCGGGCGGCGCGCCTGGGGCCGTAGCTCAGCAGGAAGAGCGCCGCTGTGGCATGGCGGAGGTCGCCGGTTCGATCCCGGTCGGTTCCACACGAAGCATGCCCACCGAGTTCACACGGCAGAACACCGGTGGGCACACATGGACCCGTGGAGCAGCGGAACGCTCGTCGCCCTCTCAAGGCGGAGACGCCGGTTCGATCCCGGTCGGGTCTACCACAACCAGCAGTCCGAGATGGTGCAACTGGCAGCACGTCCGCCTCTGGAGCGGAAGGTTGGAGGTTCGAGTCCTCCTCTCGGAGCACACACGCAAGACACGTCCTCGTAGCCCAACTGGCAGAGGCGCCGTCCCGAGGAGGCGGCCAGTGCGGGTTCGACTCCCGCCGAGGACACGCCAGCCGGCGAGGTTCCCGAGGGGGAGCGCCCGACTCGTAATCGGGACCCGGTCGGTTCGACTCCGACCGCCGGCTCCATACCGATGGAGTTCACCTGCGTTCGTGGCGGAAATGGCAGACGCGCCGGCCCCAGGTGCCGGTCCCGCAAGGGGTGGGGGTTCGACTCCCTCCGGACGCACTCATGGGGTCATAGCTCAGCTGGAAGAGCGTCCCGCTCGCACCGGGAAGGTCCGGAGTTCAACTCTCCGTGGCTCCACTGCGGCCCGCATCAGCGGGCCGCCATGCCGCCGTAGCTCAGAGGGAGAGCACCCGACTGTCGATCGGGGAGCCGCGGGTTCGAGTCCCGTCGGTGGCGCCGACGTCACTTCTGCCAACCGCCGTTAGCTCAGCTGGT is part of the Actinoplanes sp. NBC_00393 genome and harbors:
- a CDS encoding sensor histidine kinase, translating into MIKLRSLPDLWRQWPVTVRDLPLALAFALAAAVPALQRHGTQVGDLPNRPYDALTIGVVALECLPLAVRRRWPAVCLVLVSLGFAIDQLRGYHTVAGTALAIALVSAGAYVEQRRWLVAGLATAAYGSLVVSLDRLGSAEGVVGFTTFYLLLALAWGIGAWLRQNRAAEAERRRHVEEATRTAERTRIARELHDVVTHHVTAMVVQAEAARYLTGAPDKLEQTLTAITGTGRRAVGDLRQLLDLLNPDHSTDDPRTPSVGDLDTLVDQTRQAGQPVEFVRDGTPSAATGSAEVAAYRVVQEALTNALKYAHGSPTRVHVHHGKGETTVEISTDGSGSGNASPGGSGRGLAGLRERVAVLGGDFSAGAQAGGGFLVRARIPAGNPS
- a CDS encoding response regulator transcription factor produces the protein MTAPIRVLVCDDQELIRAGFATIIDAQPDMEIVGECGDGRAAVDLAARLRPDVVVMDVRMPVLDGIEATRLLAGVGVPEPVKVLVVTTFNLDEYVYEALRAGASGFLLKDAPPAQLLGGIRTVATGAALLAPEVTRQLVGRYAARIRPAEGDPDGGALTPRELEVLRLIAEGLSNSEIAAALVLSQETVKTYVSRILTKLDLRDRVQAVVYAYRRGLVT
- the leuA gene encoding 2-isopropylmalate synthase, producing MSFPTLRTPAGPVPSDAPHWNPQRASAMPYHRYQAAHDRVALPLTDRTWPSARVERAPLWVPVDLRDGNQALAEPMDTPRKRRMFDLMVTMGFKEIEIGYPAASRTDFDFVRHLATSGAVPDDVTVVVFTPARTELIDQTVASIAGLPRAVVHMYTATAPTWREVVLGRSRDELHELIRDSARHLMRGADRSGVDVRFQFAPEVFNLTEPDYALEICDSLTQLWEASPDRPVTINLPATVEIATPNVYADQIEYMHRNLARRDSVILSAHPHNDRGTGVACAELAVLAGAQRVEGCLFGNGERTGNVDLVTLALNLFAQGVDPMIDFSDIDTIRDVVEQCNRLPVHPRHPYGGELVHTAFSGTHQDAIAKGFAAHAKQAADLGVPAEEAPWSVPYLPIDPADVGRTYEAVIRVNSQSGKGGIAHLLHTHRGLDLPAAMRPDFSAHVQRVADDTGEELSPRRLWELFRATYLDPAETGPVTLASWQLTGDDQFSCVVRADGQEHECRGTGNGPLSALTDALRHAGITVDILEFSEHATGNGAQSPAAAYVHCQVGEVTVWGAGLDTSVLTASVQAVMAAVNRTR
- a CDS encoding TetR/AcrR family transcriptional regulator, with protein sequence MSRSRSTVLGRPRGFDTDEALERAMRVFWAQGYEGSSLADLTGAMGITKTSMYAAFGNKEQLFRKVLQRYTQGPADYFDAALEQPTAQAAAEALLRGSVRTSTMPEGFAGCLTIQGALPACDENRPVHEALVQFRNDAVERLEQRFGRAVDEGDLPGDADPRRLARYVMALAFGIPVHAANGLGRAELDEIVDQAMSCWPSRS
- a CDS encoding FadR/GntR family transcriptional regulator; this translates as MTAGPLRPSSLVQQATDRLREQITGGEWPVGTKLPGEVTLADQLGVGRSTVREALRALAGAGMVRARQGAGVYVIATRPSDDWSTRLRQAAVTDVYEVRMIVEVEAARLAATRRTDDDVAALRAALDRRRQAAGATDAEFVEIDIALHAAVVAATHNPLLVSLFTEFTPRLQQGLLDLVALLGLRSADPTPGDDGHTALVEAVIDGDADAAASALGAELRGTLALLRAAAR